The following proteins are encoded in a genomic region of Phycisphaera sp.:
- the serA gene encoding phosphoglycerate dehydrogenase, translating to MSTPQHATVPDDRSTSFPKEKIRIVLLEGIHRSARESLETAGFAVENAGGALTGTALAKAIAGAHAIGIRSKSQIDADVLGHAKNLLAVGCFCIGTNQVDLGRTAAMGVPVFNSPFSNTRSVAELVVAEVIALHRRLADRSAQMHAGVWRKSSAGSHEVRGRTLGIVGYGRIGSQVSVLAEALGMRVIYHDTVPTLAMGNARLAGSLDQLLRESDAVTLHVPATATTKKLIGKRELGLMREGAVLLNNSRGSVVDVDALASALGSGHLAGAAVDVFPEEPAANTDGFESPLRGLDNVILTPHVGGSTGEAQEAIARDVAGKLVRFINIGSTTGAVNVPEVELPEQPGGDRARPHRILHMHKNVPGVLGKLHQVLSAHGANVSGEVLRTNQDLGYVVLDVDPGDSRPVVEELAAIPETVRVRVLW from the coding sequence GTGAGTACGCCGCAACACGCCACCGTTCCCGACGACCGCTCCACGAGCTTCCCGAAGGAAAAGATCCGCATCGTGCTGCTCGAGGGCATCCACCGCAGCGCCCGCGAGAGCTTGGAAACCGCTGGTTTCGCGGTCGAGAACGCTGGCGGTGCGCTCACCGGAACAGCCCTGGCCAAGGCGATCGCCGGTGCTCACGCGATCGGCATCCGCAGCAAGTCGCAGATCGACGCGGATGTGCTCGGGCACGCCAAAAATTTGCTCGCCGTTGGCTGCTTCTGCATCGGGACGAACCAGGTCGACCTGGGCCGCACCGCGGCGATGGGCGTGCCAGTGTTCAACAGCCCGTTCAGCAACACCCGCAGCGTGGCCGAACTCGTGGTCGCCGAGGTCATCGCGCTGCACCGCCGGCTGGCCGATCGCTCGGCCCAGATGCACGCGGGCGTGTGGCGTAAGAGCAGCGCGGGCAGCCACGAGGTGCGCGGGCGGACGCTGGGCATCGTGGGCTACGGGCGCATCGGCTCGCAGGTGAGCGTGCTGGCCGAGGCGCTGGGCATGCGTGTGATCTACCACGACACGGTACCCACGCTGGCCATGGGCAACGCGAGGCTGGCGGGCTCGCTGGACCAACTGCTGCGTGAGAGCGATGCCGTCACGCTGCACGTGCCGGCGACCGCAACGACCAAGAAGCTCATTGGCAAACGCGAGCTGGGCTTGATGCGTGAGGGGGCGGTACTGCTCAATAATTCTCGCGGCAGCGTGGTCGATGTCGACGCGCTCGCCAGCGCACTCGGGTCGGGCCATCTGGCCGGGGCCGCGGTCGATGTCTTCCCCGAAGAGCCGGCGGCCAACACCGATGGCTTCGAGAGCCCGTTGCGCGGGCTCGACAACGTGATCCTGACCCCGCACGTCGGTGGTTCGACGGGCGAAGCACAAGAGGCTATCGCCCGCGACGTGGCCGGCAAGCTCGTGCGATTCATCAATATCGGCTCGACCACCGGGGCCGTCAACGTGCCCGAGGTCGAGCTGCCCGAGCAGCCCGGTGGCGACCGAGCCCGCCCCCATCGCATCCTGCACATGCACAAGAACGTGCCCGGCGTGCTGGGCAAGCTGCACCAGGTGCTAAGCGCCCACGGCGCGAATGTTAGCGGCGAGGTGCTGCGGACGAATCAGGACCTGGGCTACGTCGTGCTCGACGTCGACCCGGGTGATTCGCGGCCGGTCGTCGAGGAGTTGGCGGCGATTCCCGAGACTGTGCGGGTGCGCGTGTTGTGGTGA
- a CDS encoding glycerophosphodiester phosphodiesterase family protein — MGDATVLVVAHRAAHRGPGAGGPENSLPSIEAAVAMGCDMVEVDVRRTADGHLVLMHDKTVDRTTNGTGRVDAMTMEQVRELRLLDDDGSPTDLRVPTLREALLACRGRIMVNLDKASGYLAECLSTATRLGMRSHVVLKASVRPEDARGYLASHGLASLAGGQSEDTLSFMPIVAYAGDTSVDDVSHHLSALRVLDAPTIEVCFDGVQAGDRLIDPVAEQLDGRARLWMNSLWDSISGGRSDAQAIDDPHAVWGWMVDHGVSVIQTDEPQRLLEYLRSRGRHW; from the coding sequence GTGGGCGACGCGACCGTTCTCGTCGTCGCGCACCGTGCGGCCCATCGCGGGCCGGGCGCTGGCGGGCCGGAAAACTCGCTGCCAAGCATTGAGGCGGCTGTTGCGATGGGCTGCGACATGGTCGAAGTGGACGTGCGTCGGACGGCCGACGGGCACCTCGTGCTCATGCACGACAAAACCGTCGATCGCACGACGAACGGCACAGGCCGTGTCGATGCCATGACGATGGAGCAAGTACGCGAGCTTCGCCTGCTCGACGATGACGGTTCGCCGACGGACTTGCGCGTACCGACGCTCCGCGAAGCGCTGCTCGCGTGTCGCGGGCGGATCATGGTCAATCTGGACAAGGCGAGCGGATATCTCGCCGAATGCCTCTCGACGGCGACACGATTGGGCATGCGTAGCCACGTTGTGCTCAAGGCGAGCGTACGGCCGGAGGACGCCCGCGGCTACCTGGCTTCTCACGGCCTTGCCAGCCTCGCGGGCGGACAATCCGAAGACACGCTGAGCTTCATGCCCATCGTCGCGTACGCGGGCGATACAAGCGTGGACGACGTGTCACACCATCTATCGGCACTCCGAGTGCTGGACGCGCCGACGATCGAGGTGTGTTTCGATGGTGTCCAAGCGGGCGATCGCCTAATCGATCCGGTCGCAGAGCAACTCGACGGCCGCGCCAGGCTGTGGATGAACTCACTCTGGGATTCGATCTCCGGTGGCCGCTCGGACGCCCAAGCCATCGACGACCCGCACGCGGTGTGGGGGTGGATGGTCGACCACGGCGTGAGCGTCATCCAGACCGACGAGCCGCAAAGGCTGCTCGAATACCTTCGCTCTCGCGGGAGGCATTGGTAA
- a CDS encoding TolC family protein, translating into MASRYVACALSAATAGVLAGCSSPLHQPQENPLLLDRTLPRGVSSASLSAYRRDGASSQSDQWTLSEASSPDDYIRYALYHSPAVESAYQQWRVASERLPQVGSLPDPRLTFGYFVEEVQTRTGPQNARIGLQQTIPWPGRLDDREDAASKAAAAAWRRFEAARLMVAERVIVTLHELAYLDSTILATQGTLELTQTFEEVLRAQYRVGAGSHPELIRAQVELGELEDRVLQLKAMRPALVAELNAVLDRPASTEVPAMDQLPGRVAQAGAEGLVEIARRSNPVLLGLDEQVAEQQYMAQAARKDGLPDLTVGVDYIFTGQALTPTTPGSGDDPIMLSVGINLPIWRDKYDAAVRESLARRLSVASERADQANRIGAAIHRAWFEHTDADRRVRLYEQTLIPKAEESLRASLAGFRGGETSFLDLLDTERTLLEFAVAVERARADRGKALARLNTLVGEPVATDAQTPSPDPESTEVQP; encoded by the coding sequence ATGGCATCGCGATATGTCGCGTGCGCTCTGAGCGCCGCTACGGCGGGCGTGCTCGCGGGGTGTTCATCCCCCTTGCACCAGCCGCAAGAAAATCCTCTTTTGCTCGACCGCACGCTGCCGCGCGGGGTTTCATCGGCGTCGCTATCGGCGTACCGGCGAGACGGCGCGTCCAGCCAGAGCGACCAGTGGACGCTCTCGGAAGCCTCGTCGCCCGATGACTACATCCGCTACGCGCTGTACCACAGCCCGGCGGTCGAGTCGGCATACCAGCAGTGGCGCGTCGCGTCGGAGCGGCTGCCCCAGGTCGGGTCGCTGCCCGATCCGCGGCTGACGTTCGGGTACTTCGTGGAAGAGGTCCAGACACGCACGGGCCCGCAAAACGCACGCATAGGTTTGCAGCAGACGATCCCCTGGCCCGGACGGTTGGATGATCGAGAAGACGCCGCATCGAAGGCGGCCGCGGCGGCTTGGCGGCGCTTCGAGGCCGCCCGTCTGATGGTTGCCGAGCGTGTGATCGTCACGCTTCACGAACTGGCTTACCTCGATAGCACGATCCTGGCGACCCAAGGCACGCTCGAACTGACCCAGACGTTCGAGGAGGTCTTGAGGGCGCAGTACCGCGTCGGTGCCGGGTCGCACCCCGAATTGATCCGCGCCCAGGTCGAACTCGGCGAACTCGAGGACCGCGTCTTGCAACTCAAGGCGATGCGACCGGCCCTGGTCGCCGAGCTGAACGCCGTGCTCGACCGCCCGGCATCGACCGAGGTCCCGGCGATGGATCAGCTTCCCGGGCGCGTGGCGCAAGCCGGTGCCGAGGGGCTCGTCGAGATCGCCCGGCGATCGAATCCGGTATTGCTCGGATTGGACGAACAGGTCGCCGAGCAGCAGTACATGGCACAAGCCGCCCGCAAGGACGGGCTGCCCGATCTGACGGTCGGTGTGGACTACATCTTCACGGGCCAGGCGCTCACGCCCACCACCCCCGGCAGTGGAGACGACCCGATCATGCTCAGCGTCGGCATTAACCTGCCGATCTGGCGCGACAAGTACGACGCGGCCGTGCGCGAGTCGCTCGCCCGCAGGCTCTCGGTCGCCAGCGAGCGGGCCGACCAGGCGAATCGGATTGGCGCCGCCATCCATCGCGCATGGTTCGAGCACACTGACGCCGATCGGCGCGTGCGGCTCTACGAACAAACGTTGATCCCCAAGGCCGAGGAATCGCTCCGCGCCTCGCTTGCCGGTTTCCGGGGCGGTGAGACGAGCTTTCTCGACCTGCTGGACACAGAACGCACGCTGCTGGAGTTCGCAGTCGCGGTCGAACGAGCGCGGGCCGATCGCGGCAAGGCGCTCGCGCGGCTGAACACGCTCGTGGGCGAGCCCGTGGCAACAGACGCCCAGACCCCGAGCCCAGACCCCGAATCCACCGAGGTTCAGCCATGA
- a CDS encoding efflux RND transporter periplasmic adaptor subunit encodes MTQMLSHAQTWLLWLWKHASAAVAVILIVAALAIGYMLGSPPEPEGNSEIVADTHDHGGEPQEYTCSMHPTVRLTDPNAKCPICFMDLIPVQDDGGEGSELRVTMSESAAAMSRIETAQVGRFFPTSEVRLYGKVTYDETSVARLTAYFPGRIERLFVNYMGVPVSKGDHMAELYSPELLATFEELRQAGSADAGSTSTSELVRSATRGTLEAAREKLRLFGLTREQIASIGDGSFDSDSLTIYAPIGGVVTDLAVREGDYVQTGAPLATIADLSRLWLDMEAYESQLPLLRWGQRVRFTVEAHPGDTFEGRISFIEPMVDERTRTAAVRVAVDNDDKRLKPGMFASAIVRTRVGASGAVVGDELAGRWVSPMHPTIVKDGPGQCDVCGMDLVPAESLGVVGDASSAEEPLVIPRSAVLFTGARSVVYVKVNSAEKPTYEGRAVVLGPRAGEFYIVREGLNRGDEVVVKGAFRIDSAMQIAAKPSMMTPGGGGGGDPHAGHGGMAGGMGATPVRATVPDAFIHGLKPVYAAYLDAQEALAADDLGGFVQGAGDLRTALDLVDEAGLVGEPLGAWRRAALRLRVEEAITTIDAARDRFEAMSEGVIALQRRFGHHGSEAWNLAHCPMAFDNKGADWLQRGETINNPYFGASMLRCGDVRESFEPLNNDMEGHSDG; translated from the coding sequence ATGACCCAGATGCTCTCCCACGCACAAACTTGGCTGCTCTGGCTGTGGAAGCACGCTTCGGCCGCCGTCGCCGTCATCCTGATCGTCGCGGCTCTGGCCATCGGCTACATGTTGGGTAGCCCGCCCGAGCCCGAGGGAAACTCCGAGATCGTCGCCGACACCCACGATCATGGCGGCGAGCCGCAGGAGTACACGTGCTCGATGCACCCGACGGTGCGATTGACCGACCCCAACGCCAAGTGCCCCATTTGCTTCATGGACCTGATCCCCGTGCAGGACGACGGGGGCGAGGGCAGCGAACTGCGCGTGACCATGAGCGAGTCGGCCGCGGCCATGAGCCGGATCGAGACCGCGCAGGTTGGTCGCTTCTTCCCAACTTCAGAGGTACGCCTGTATGGCAAGGTGACATATGACGAGACGTCCGTCGCCCGGCTGACGGCGTACTTCCCCGGTCGCATCGAGCGGCTGTTTGTCAACTACATGGGTGTGCCTGTGTCAAAGGGCGACCACATGGCCGAGCTCTACAGCCCCGAGTTGCTCGCGACGTTCGAGGAACTCCGCCAAGCCGGGAGCGCCGACGCCGGCTCCACTAGCACGAGCGAGCTTGTCCGATCGGCCACGCGGGGCACGCTCGAAGCCGCGCGTGAGAAGTTGCGGCTGTTCGGCCTGACACGCGAGCAGATCGCCTCGATCGGGGACGGCTCGTTCGATTCGGACAGCCTGACCATCTATGCGCCGATCGGCGGCGTGGTGACCGACCTTGCTGTGCGCGAGGGCGACTACGTCCAGACAGGCGCGCCACTGGCCACCATTGCCGACCTCTCGCGGCTGTGGCTCGATATGGAGGCGTACGAATCGCAGTTGCCGCTGCTGCGCTGGGGCCAGCGTGTCCGCTTCACCGTTGAGGCCCACCCCGGGGATACCTTCGAGGGTCGCATCTCGTTCATCGAACCCATGGTGGACGAGCGCACACGGACCGCCGCGGTCCGTGTCGCGGTAGACAACGACGACAAGAGGCTGAAGCCGGGCATGTTCGCCTCGGCGATCGTGCGAACGCGCGTGGGTGCGAGCGGGGCCGTCGTGGGTGACGAACTCGCCGGCCGGTGGGTGAGCCCCATGCACCCGACCATCGTGAAGGACGGGCCCGGGCAGTGCGACGTGTGTGGCATGGACTTGGTGCCGGCAGAGTCGTTGGGCGTGGTCGGCGACGCTTCCAGCGCGGAAGAGCCGCTGGTAATCCCGCGATCGGCCGTGTTGTTCACCGGCGCACGGTCGGTCGTCTATGTGAAGGTCAATAGTGCTGAGAAGCCGACGTACGAGGGGCGGGCCGTAGTGCTCGGGCCGCGTGCGGGCGAGTTCTACATCGTGCGCGAGGGGCTCAACCGCGGCGACGAGGTTGTCGTGAAAGGCGCGTTCCGCATCGATAGCGCGATGCAAATCGCCGCCAAGCCCAGCATGATGACCCCCGGCGGTGGCGGCGGTGGAGACCCGCACGCCGGCCATGGCGGCATGGCCGGCGGGATGGGCGCGACGCCCGTGCGCGCGACCGTACCCGACGCATTCATCCATGGTTTGAAACCCGTGTACGCGGCGTATCTCGATGCGCAGGAAGCGTTGGCGGCAGACGACCTGGGCGGTTTCGTGCAAGGGGCGGGCGACCTGCGCACGGCATTGGACCTGGTCGACGAAGCGGGGCTTGTAGGAGAGCCCCTGGGCGCGTGGCGTCGTGCAGCCTTGCGCTTGCGAGTGGAGGAGGCCATCACCACGATCGACGCGGCACGGGATCGCTTCGAGGCGATGAGCGAGGGCGTGATCGCGCTCCAGCGGCGCTTCGGGCACCATGGCAGCGAGGCGTGGAACCTTGCGCACTGTCCTATGGCCTTCGACAACAAGGGAGCCGACTGGCTGCAGCGCGGCGAGACCATTAACAATCCGTACTTCGGGGCGTCGATGCTCCGCTGCGGGGACGTCCGCGAGTCATTCGAGCCCCTGAACAACGACATGGAGGGGCACTCCGATGGCTGA
- a CDS encoding efflux RND transporter permease subunit, giving the protein MADQPTLLQPTRRGPLDSLIWFCLRQKLVVAIVLLGTLFWGVLVAPFDWDLDGLARSPVPVDAIPDIGENQQIVFTEWPGRSPQDIDDQISYPMTVALLGLPGVKDIRSYSVFGFSTIYVVFEDGVDFYWSRSRVLEKLNALPAGTLPPGVTPSLGPDATALGQVFWYTLEGRDPDGNPTGGWDPHELRSIQDFVVKYKLAGVQGVAEVASIGGYVQEYQVDVDPDAMRAAGISLQQVIGAVRQSNLDVGARTIEVNRAEYIVRGLGFIESVEDLEQAAITARNGQPILVGDIAKVSLGPALRRGVLTKAGEEAVGGVVVVRYGENPMATIQRVKATIDDIASGLPSKVLADGTESRVTIVPFYDRSGLIRETLQTLNSAISQQVLVTIIVVVLMVMHLRSSLLIGAMLPITVLMTFIGMRVFGVDANVVALSGIAIAIGTIVDMGIVLSENILRRLDEAEAKQSAEPAIDVIFRATSEVGGAVLTAVATTVVGFLPVFTMEAAEGKLFKPLAYTKTFALVASIIIALTILPAAAHVMMGWRPRMRVVRLLGAAALCVTGIAIAIWLHVVGGLIIAAFGAFYLAQPWLPKRVARGLRWSANIVAVLVVLIVLAGAWEPLGPEPGVLGNSLFIGVIVGGLLLAFWGVRLAFPHVLAWTLRHKIIGLSPAMLVVLFGATVWLGFDRVWGWLPESLRQRESMVEIAHAFPGLGSEFMPSLDEGAFLYMPTTMPHASIGEATEILKELDRRIMSVPEVEMAVGKIGRVESPLDPAPISMVETIIEYKSEYRTDEQGRRLNFRYDREADTFLLDEQGQLIEDEDGRPYRQWRDEIESNQDIWDAIVEAAGMPGVTSAPKLQPIETRIVMLQSGFRAPMGIKVYGPDLETIESFGLELERLLKNVPSVQPAAVFADRVVGKPYLEIEIDREKIARYGLRIADVQEVIEVAIGGKPLTMTVEGRERYPVRVRYLRELRDQPETLGDILVPTPMGAQVPLRELSTLNYRRGPQMVKSEDTFLVAYVLFDKMPGNAEVSVVRDAQASIQAAIDSGDLAVPAGVSYEFSGSYKNQVRAAKRLSIVLPLSLVVIFLLLYFQFRKVGVTLMVFSGVFVAWGGGFMMLWFYAQPWFLDAGLLGTNLRELFQVRPFNLSVAVWVGFLALFGIATDDGVIMATRIEQSMAEDKPDSIEAIRAAVVNGGQLRIRAAVMTSATTTLALLPVLTSTGRGSDIMVPMAIPSFGGMVVASITWFVVPILYCWAAELKFRIAQRSRLATHSHSKGVSP; this is encoded by the coding sequence ATGGCTGACCAGCCCACGCTCCTCCAACCCACGCGGCGCGGGCCGCTCGATAGCCTGATCTGGTTTTGCCTGCGCCAGAAGCTTGTCGTTGCGATCGTGCTGCTGGGCACCCTGTTCTGGGGCGTGCTCGTCGCGCCGTTCGACTGGGACCTGGACGGGCTGGCGCGCAGCCCCGTTCCGGTCGACGCGATCCCAGACATCGGCGAGAATCAGCAGATCGTCTTCACCGAGTGGCCCGGCCGCAGCCCGCAGGACATCGACGACCAGATCAGTTACCCCATGACGGTCGCGCTGCTGGGGCTTCCCGGCGTGAAGGACATCCGCAGCTACTCGGTGTTCGGCTTCTCGACCATCTACGTCGTGTTCGAGGACGGCGTGGACTTCTACTGGTCGCGGTCGCGCGTGCTGGAGAAGCTCAACGCCCTCCCCGCCGGGACGCTGCCGCCTGGCGTGACGCCCTCGCTGGGCCCGGACGCAACGGCGCTGGGGCAGGTCTTCTGGTACACGCTCGAGGGCCGCGACCCCGACGGCAACCCGACCGGCGGGTGGGATCCGCACGAGCTGCGATCCATCCAGGACTTCGTCGTCAAGTATAAGCTCGCCGGCGTGCAGGGCGTGGCCGAGGTTGCCTCAATCGGCGGCTATGTGCAGGAGTACCAGGTCGACGTCGACCCCGACGCCATGCGCGCCGCGGGCATCTCGCTCCAGCAGGTCATCGGTGCTGTCCGGCAAAGCAATCTGGACGTGGGAGCCCGGACGATCGAGGTGAACCGGGCCGAGTACATCGTGCGTGGGCTGGGGTTCATCGAGAGCGTCGAGGACCTTGAGCAAGCCGCCATCACCGCACGCAACGGTCAGCCCATCCTTGTTGGCGACATCGCGAAGGTCTCGCTCGGACCGGCCCTGCGGCGAGGGGTGCTAACCAAGGCGGGCGAGGAAGCCGTGGGCGGCGTGGTGGTGGTGCGGTACGGCGAGAACCCGATGGCCACGATCCAGCGGGTGAAGGCCACGATCGACGACATCGCCTCGGGCCTGCCCAGCAAGGTGCTGGCCGACGGCACCGAAAGCCGCGTTACGATCGTGCCGTTCTACGACCGCTCGGGGTTGATCAGGGAAACACTCCAGACGCTCAACTCGGCCATCTCTCAGCAGGTGCTGGTGACCATCATCGTGGTGGTGCTCATGGTGATGCACCTGCGCAGCAGCCTGCTGATCGGGGCGATGCTGCCGATCACGGTGCTGATGACCTTCATCGGTATGAGGGTGTTCGGGGTGGACGCCAACGTCGTGGCGCTCTCGGGCATCGCGATCGCCATCGGCACCATCGTCGACATGGGCATCGTGCTGAGCGAGAACATACTGAGGCGCTTGGATGAGGCCGAGGCCAAGCAGAGCGCCGAGCCGGCGATCGACGTGATCTTTCGGGCCACCAGCGAGGTAGGCGGGGCGGTGCTGACCGCCGTGGCAACCACGGTCGTGGGCTTCCTGCCAGTCTTTACGATGGAGGCGGCCGAGGGCAAGCTCTTCAAGCCACTGGCGTATACCAAGACGTTCGCGCTGGTGGCTTCGATCATCATCGCGCTGACCATCCTGCCGGCGGCCGCCCACGTCATGATGGGGTGGCGTCCACGCATGCGGGTGGTCCGGCTGCTTGGCGCGGCGGCGTTGTGCGTCACAGGCATCGCGATCGCGATCTGGCTGCACGTGGTCGGCGGGCTCATCATCGCTGCGTTCGGGGCGTTCTATCTGGCCCAGCCCTGGCTGCCGAAGCGAGTCGCCCGGGGTCTGCGGTGGTCGGCCAACATCGTTGCCGTGCTCGTGGTGCTGATCGTGCTCGCCGGTGCGTGGGAGCCGCTGGGCCCCGAGCCCGGCGTGCTCGGCAATTCGCTCTTCATCGGCGTCATCGTCGGCGGGCTGCTGCTGGCGTTCTGGGGCGTGCGCCTTGCGTTCCCGCACGTCTTGGCCTGGACGCTGCGTCACAAGATCATCGGGCTCTCGCCCGCGATGCTGGTCGTGCTCTTCGGTGCAACGGTGTGGCTTGGGTTTGATCGTGTCTGGGGATGGCTCCCCGAATCGCTGCGCCAGCGCGAGTCGATGGTCGAGATCGCCCACGCCTTCCCCGGGTTGGGCAGCGAGTTCATGCCGTCGCTCGATGAGGGGGCTTTCCTCTACATGCCGACAACGATGCCCCACGCGTCCATCGGCGAGGCCACCGAGATCTTGAAGGAACTCGATCGACGCATCATGAGCGTGCCCGAGGTCGAGATGGCCGTGGGCAAGATCGGCCGCGTCGAGAGCCCGCTCGACCCCGCGCCGATCTCGATGGTCGAGACGATCATCGAGTACAAGAGCGAGTATCGCACCGACGAACAGGGGCGGCGGCTGAACTTCCGCTATGACCGCGAAGCAGACACGTTCTTGCTTGACGAGCAGGGCCAACTGATCGAGGACGAGGACGGGCGCCCCTATCGCCAGTGGCGAGACGAGATCGAGTCGAACCAGGACATCTGGGACGCGATCGTCGAGGCCGCCGGCATGCCGGGCGTGACGAGCGCCCCCAAGCTGCAGCCCATCGAGACGCGCATCGTCATGCTGCAGTCGGGTTTCCGGGCACCGATGGGCATCAAGGTCTACGGGCCCGACCTGGAGACCATCGAGTCGTTCGGCCTGGAGCTCGAGCGATTGCTCAAAAACGTCCCGAGCGTCCAGCCCGCCGCCGTCTTCGCCGACCGAGTGGTGGGCAAGCCTTACCTCGAGATCGAGATCGATCGCGAGAAGATCGCCCGCTACGGCTTGCGCATCGCCGACGTGCAGGAGGTCATCGAGGTCGCCATCGGCGGTAAGCCCCTGACCATGACCGTCGAGGGCCGCGAGCGGTATCCCGTGCGAGTGCGATACCTCCGTGAGCTGCGCGACCAGCCCGAGACGCTGGGCGACATCCTCGTGCCCACGCCTATGGGTGCCCAGGTGCCGTTGCGGGAGCTCTCCACCCTCAACTACCGCCGCGGCCCGCAGATGGTCAAGAGCGAGGACACCTTCCTGGTGGCCTACGTGCTGTTCGACAAGATGCCCGGCAACGCCGAGGTCTCGGTGGTGCGCGACGCCCAGGCCTCCATCCAGGCGGCCATCGATTCGGGCGACCTCGCCGTGCCCGCGGGCGTGAGCTACGAGTTCTCGGGCTCGTACAAGAACCAGGTGCGCGCGGCGAAGCGGCTGAGCATCGTGCTGCCGTTGTCGTTGGTGGTCATCTTCCTGCTGCTCTACTTCCAGTTCCGCAAGGTGGGCGTCACGCTCATGGTTTTCAGCGGCGTGTTCGTCGCGTGGGGTGGCGGCTTCATGATGCTGTGGTTCTACGCCCAGCCGTGGTTCCTTGATGCCGGCCTGCTGGGCACGAACCTACGCGAGCTCTTCCAGGTCCGTCCGTTCAACCTCAGCGTCGCGGTCTGGGTGGGCTTCCTCGCGCTGTTCGGCATTGCCACCGACGACGGCGTCATCATGGCCACCCGCATCGAGCAATCGATGGCCGAGGATAAGCCCGACTCGATCGAGGCAATCCGCGCGGCGGTCGTCAACGGTGGCCAGCTTCGCATCCGCGCCGCCGTCATGACCAGCGCCACCACCACCCTCGCGCTGCTGCCCGTGCTTACCAGCACCGGCCGCGGCTCGGACATCATGGTCCCCATGGCGATCCCGTCGTTCGGCGGCATGGTCGTGGCGTCCATCACCTGGTTTGTTGTTCCAATCCTGTATTGCTGGGCGGCGGAGCTGAAGTTCCGCATCGCGCAGCGTTCGCGTCTTGCAACCCATTCGCATTCCAAAGGAGTGTCACCATGA